The Desulfuromonadales bacterium region CCGGCAGTGTCTGGCAGGTCGGCGAGCAACTGGTGCGGCAACTTCTGGAAAAAGGCTGAAGTGGGCGAAACGCTCTTTGAAACCCTACGTTCCCGACTGAAGGGGACGGTTACTGCCGATGAGCTTCTCTGCCGGCATACAACCTGGCGGGTCGGCGGTCCGGCCGACCTCTTCATCGTACCTGCCGACAGGGAAGAGCTGGTGACCGCCCTGCGACTGCTCGCGGCGGCCGGCGTTCCCTGGGTGGCCCTCGGCGCCGGCAGCAATCTGCTGGTCCGCGACGGCGGTGTCCGCGGGGCGGTGCTGCATACCGGCGGACTTCGGCGACTCACATTTGCCGAGGACGGCAGGGCGCAGGCCGAAGGCGGGGTGCCGATGATGACCCTGATTCGGGAAGCCGCCGCCCGTGGCCTGGCTGGCCTCGAGGCCTTGGCGGGTATTCCCGGTACGGTCGGCGGCGGCATCGTCATGAACGCCGGGGCCGCCGGGCAGGAAATGGCGGATGTGGTGCGCGAGGTGCACCTCGCCGGTCCGCAGGGTGAAGAGCCGTGGCGGGGGGAGCAGCTGCAATTCGCCTACCGCGGGTCGAACCTCCCGCCGGCGCGGGTGCTGGCGGCGGCGATGCTGCAATTCCGTGCGGCGGACCCGGCCCACCTGGAAGAGGTTATCCGTCGCCGCCTGCAGCAGCGGCAAGCGGCCCAGAGGGTGGGCGCGCCGAACGCCGGCTCGGTATTCAAAAATCCGGAAGGGCAGCAGGCCTGGCGGCTGATCGACGCGGCAGGTCTGCGCGGTGAGACCATCGGCGGAGCGCAGGTGGCCGAAAGGCACACCAATTTCATTGTCAACCGTGGCGGTGCCAGCGCACAGGATATCCTGGCGCTGATCGATCGGGTCCGCGAGAAGGTGTTGCAGCACTCAGGCATCGAACTGGATCCAGAGGTGCGGATCATCGGCGACGATTGAAACGGAAAAGGTGATATCAGAAAAATCTGATATTCGAAGGCCTATAATCGAACTGCAACCTGAAACCAGGCTTTGACATGACACGTGACGAGCTGAAATCGAAAAAAATTGCCGTTCTCATGGGCGGCCTCTCCGCCGAGCGGGAGATTTCGCTGCGCACCGGACGGGCGGTGCTCGCCGCGCTGCAGGAGGCGGGTTACACGGCCGCCGGCATCGATGCCGGGCGGGACCTGGCGGCGCGCCTGGAAGCGGAAAAGGCCGAGGTGGCATTCATCGCCCTGCACGGCCGTTTCGGCGAGGACGGCACGGTACAGGGGATGCTGGAACTTCTCGGCATCCCCTATACGGGCAGCGGAGTCATGGCTTCCGCGGTCGCCATGGACAAGGTGACCACCAAGAAAATCCTGCTCTACCATGAGCTGCCGACCCCGGCTTTCGACGTCTTTCAACGGGGCATTGCCAAGGAAGAGTTTCTTTCCCGGCACCGGCACTTTCCCCTGGTCGTCAAGCCGGCCCGCGAAGGCTCGACCATCGGTGTCAGTATCGTCCGCAACGCCCAAGAGTTGCGCGCCGGTCTGGAGAGTGCGCTGGCCCACGATGATCTGGTGCTGGTGGAAGACTTCATCCAAGGGCTGGAGGTCACCGTCGGCGTGCTCGAAGGTGAGCCCCTGCCGGTTATCCAGGTCGTTCCCAAGGGGGGCTTCTACGATTTTCAGGCCAAGTATACGGCGGGCCAGACCGAATACCTCGTCCCCGCCCCCCTTGAGGGCGCTCTCTACGAACGGCTGCAGCAGGTGGCAGTGGCCGCCTTTCGGGCGCTCGGTTGCGCCGGGGCCGCCCGGGTCGATTTCATGGTGCGCGAGCGCGAATTCTACTGTCTGGAGGTCAACACTATTCCGGGGATGACCGAGACCAGCCTGCTGCCGAAGGCAGCCCGGCAGAACGGCATCTCTTTCGGTGAACTGGTTCAGCGGATACTCGACGGGGCGGCGCTGGGCAAGTAGCCGCGGCACGCCGCAGAGGCAAGGGGCAATGCATGCGGGATTTCAAATCCCAAAAACCGGTCAAGGTCAAGGTCAACCGGCGCAAGCGGCAGAAAGAGCCGCGTGACTGGCGCAAGTTTTTCCAGCGTGCGCTCGGCATCGGCGTGCTCATCGGCAAGCTGTCGCTGGTTGTCCTGCTGCTTGGCGGCGCCGGGCTGGCGGCCCGGCAGGTCTTCCACTCGGGCTACTTCGGCGTCGCCAAGGTGCGGGTGGAAAACCTCGGTCGGGTGAGTGAGGAAGAGGTCGTCGAGCTCTCCGACATCCGCCCCGGGATGAATATCTTTGATCTCGAACTGGAGTTGATCGGCCGCAAAATCGAGGAAAACCCCTGGATTGCCACAGCCCGGGTGGAGCGGGTCTTGCCCCGCGAGGTGGTCATCAGCGTCCGCGAGCGAGTGCCCAAGGCGGTGATCAACCTCGGCTATCTCTATTACCTCGATGCCGACGGGGAGATCTTCAAGGTGCTGGGCCCTGAAGACAGCATCGATTATCCGGTGGTCACCGGCATCGACCGGCGCACCCTCCTGGAGAACCCGGGGGATTGCCGGAAGCATCTGGAAGAGGCTGTGCTGCTGCTCGACGAACTGGCCGGCCGGCGCATCTTTTCCCTCGACGATGTTTCAGAACTGCATATCGACCAGACCGACGGGTTGACCCTCTATACCTTCAGCGGCGGGGTTCCGGTCCATATGGGCTACAGCAATTTCAACAGCAAGCTCGATCGCCTGGAACGCATCTATCCAGAACTCGAACCGCGACTGCCGGTCCTGAAGTACATCGATCTCAACGTCGCTGACCGGGTCATCGTCAAGGTGGATAGCAGGCGGACAATTGGCAACGGTTAGAAATCAGCGGGGAAAGGAAGAGCGATGAGTAGCAAGCGGGAAAACCTGGTCGTCGGACTGGACATCGGCACCACCAAGATCTGTGCCATCGTCGGCAACCTCAACGACGACGGAAGTCTCGATATCGTCGGGATCGGCACCAGCCCTTCCCAAGGGCTGCGCAAAGGTGTGGTGATCAACATCGAGGGGACAGTCGGGGCCATCAAGAAGGCGCTGCAGGAGGCGGAGCTGATG contains the following coding sequences:
- the murB gene encoding UDP-N-acetylmuramate dehydrogenase, producing MGETLFETLRSRLKGTVTADELLCRHTTWRVGGPADLFIVPADREELVTALRLLAAAGVPWVALGAGSNLLVRDGGVRGAVLHTGGLRRLTFAEDGRAQAEGGVPMMTLIREAAARGLAGLEALAGIPGTVGGGIVMNAGAAGQEMADVVREVHLAGPQGEEPWRGEQLQFAYRGSNLPPARVLAAAMLQFRAADPAHLEEVIRRRLQQRQAAQRVGAPNAGSVFKNPEGQQAWRLIDAAGLRGETIGGAQVAERHTNFIVNRGGASAQDILALIDRVREKVLQHSGIELDPEVRIIGDD
- a CDS encoding D-alanine--D-alanine ligase, producing the protein MTRDELKSKKIAVLMGGLSAEREISLRTGRAVLAALQEAGYTAAGIDAGRDLAARLEAEKAEVAFIALHGRFGEDGTVQGMLELLGIPYTGSGVMASAVAMDKVTTKKILLYHELPTPAFDVFQRGIAKEEFLSRHRHFPLVVKPAREGSTIGVSIVRNAQELRAGLESALAHDDLVLVEDFIQGLEVTVGVLEGEPLPVIQVVPKGGFYDFQAKYTAGQTEYLVPAPLEGALYERLQQVAVAAFRALGCAGAARVDFMVREREFYCLEVNTIPGMTETSLLPKAARQNGISFGELVQRILDGAALGK
- a CDS encoding FtsQ-type POTRA domain-containing protein, which produces MRDFKSQKPVKVKVNRRKRQKEPRDWRKFFQRALGIGVLIGKLSLVVLLLGGAGLAARQVFHSGYFGVAKVRVENLGRVSEEEVVELSDIRPGMNIFDLELELIGRKIEENPWIATARVERVLPREVVISVRERVPKAVINLGYLYYLDADGEIFKVLGPEDSIDYPVVTGIDRRTLLENPGDCRKHLEEAVLLLDELAGRRIFSLDDVSELHIDQTDGLTLYTFSGGVPVHMGYSNFNSKLDRLERIYPELEPRLPVLKYIDLNVADRVIVKVDSRRTIGNG